ATCCCAATATTTAAATTGGGAATTAAAAAAGTTCAACTTCATTGTCAAAGTACCATAATTAGgataaaattatatttcctcTATATCTTCACTCATTTATAATTTGATCCGTGCTTCAGCCATTTCCTTGTAGTAGTCTGCTGTTGCATCTATAGCCTTGATTGTGTCGGGGGTCATCTCTGATCGCGGAATCTTTGGCTTGGATGCTCGAAACTCGGAACTCTGGAGGGCCTTCACGTGGGTGACGCCAACTATATCATCCGCTCTGGTCCCTGTCATGGGGAACAGACACTGCCACGACTTCACGATCTCTGGACTAGCATCCCACTGCAGATACTTAGCATCCCAGGGCATTCCGCAAGCTTCGAAGTACTTCGGAAGCATCTCTGCAGGATTGGCTAACAATTCGTCGACATCAATTACCACAGGGTTAGGATCAAAGTTCTCCTTGACATGCTTCCAGAGGTCATACTGGCATTTGTAGGTGTAGCCTGGCATCATAAACGGCACATCTGTGGTCATGTCGAAGGTGGCAGGATCGATGGGTTTCTGTCCAGGTTGTGGCATCTGGGCGACCTGAGCCATCAGAAGGGTTCTCCAGGAAGGGAACATCCGCTCAGGATCACGGATCAGAAACGTGTGTTTGTAACCTGCTTCTTTCTTGGGTAAGAGATCTAGGTACCCTGTGATGCCATACGCCATGTCCTTGATGAATGTGGGTTTGTCGGCCGGTTGATCATCAAGCTTTTGCCTTACACCATCGCGACTAGAAAAGAACACGGGAAAACCCCCAATATAAGTTTGGATATGATTGTTGGTTTATCAGATTGCCACAAGGTGGAGATGGATAGTAATATATCTAGAACTACTGATTTTAAAATCCCAATTTTGGGGCATCActtatttaagaaaaatatactCCTGCATTACTAATACTATCAGTACAATGTATTCATTGTCTTTCTGAAGCCCCAAGACTTTGATCATCTTCGCTGGGGCCGCGGAAGCAGGGGGGCTTCAGCCCACCactcacttttttcaaaaaccgtgttacaaaaacataaaaatgaccatatgattgtaaTTTCTTGCATATTCATCCCCCTCCCACTCTGAAAACGTTCCGTGGTCCCTGTCATGAACACCACCACAATCataatcatctttatcattgttattatgattACTCTGTTTTATTCAATACCTGATAATATCACTTTCATATAGAGTCAATATGACCTTTTGGATGATTAAACCTGTTACTAATGGAACCATTGAGGCTGTGGGCCTCTACATTACTTACATGAATAGTGACATATTGATCTTTTCTGGCATGAACATTGCCTCCATTGGAGTTCCTTTGACCATCGCTCCTATCCTAGCCAACGCCGCTTCCGGTTGAAAGTCACTAGAGCTCTTTGGTAGAGGCATGCCCATCATTTTCAGAGTAAAGTCTTGAAAGAAGGCCAGGCAGTACGGCTCGAAATATACCTGTTATCACAGAATGATACGGGCCGAATCACACTGATGGCATTAAACCTTAACTTTTCAGTGACATACTGCCATGAGAAAGCTAATTTGCTGAGGACACATTTCTGTAGAATACATACTTTAAAACAATCAGGGACAGCGCTACGAGGGAAGAGAGCTGCGGGGAAGCGGCAACCGCCCTCGTACAATTCTTGAagttcaaagaaagaaagaaatagagacagaaaaatgaagaaatgaaagagaagaaaaaaggaggatcCCAAAAGGGATATAATGGTCATTTTATTCCACATTCCCCTTGAAATTAAAGCGAGAGAAAATGTAGGTTGTCTCCCCCTGCCCTTAATTGTCGTAAGTATGAAAATTCCCTGCGCCAACATGGAATTCcatacttataaaataacaGAAGCAAGCATAATCACCATCATGGTTATGGTATGTCTACAGGaaaataattgacaaatttGTGTATTAAATGAGCTTTCCATCTTTTTGTCTGTGCATTATCAataggcgcgatagctcagtcggtagagcggggtaTTCAGATTCTGGTGACCCCACTGTGACTCACTTTGTGCGCTTCCCCTTTGGAATAGGCATTGATCCTCAGATCCCTCGAAGAGGACTTATAAGCTGTCGGtactctggttgcttgctttataagcattcatgctttcttagtaatcaggtaaaaaaaaatcagtaggaaaataataaaatagtcGTCCAAATCAATGCAAAGCCAAGAATTGCAATAAGGTTATAAAAACGACATCCAACtccatatgggcaattccatggaaaatgttcactttagagaaaaaatgaagtttcagagttcacttaagcagtcaaattttcttaaaaagtaatctataaagtaccaatttccaatagaataatcgcaatattgataaaattttgtagttttttccatcatcgaaaaaatagaatagtaaattgcaaaatgtaaaaaatgtggctatttttaaacaattcatctttcctgtctctactaaaagcaaacaaggtcccagaggtctcttttaacttttgaatagttgattaatgtttaaatcaacagaatatcatcgttaaattttatgccattcatcaattttagaaaaatctgccttcagatttgtgtgatttctttaccattatcagtgtcatgtccgttacgtttttcacttaaagttttcatAGCTCacaggaaatttgtctaaaggtactgcagattcagattctatgttagaattaaaccccctaccaagtgtagcaatcattttccctaaccacttctcattttcataaaaatggcgtaacggacatgacaatttgcgtaacggacatgacgccttatatATGACAAAAGGcagcattcacaaaaacaaaatattaggctcagtgtcacaGACTGAGGTCAGTCTCAATTGCTTGAGGATAGCTGGATGTAATAACTCCTAGAAGCTGCATGCATTCAAGCCATTTTTAGAAGTTagtgaatgatgaaagttcagctcttgttctggtatatttttctgagaattaacggTATGCCACATAATTTTAGGAAAGATGCAGCtagatctggcaacatacttagatcacaatctgcatcatttgtgtttgaaCAATACAATTGATTGTCTTAGGTGcttgcactgacagtttggagcatgataaaacttcaacttgtgaattcatgagatcattaatgatacatgtattgctTCAAACTATCTGACTTTCACCAACATCtacttcttcagtgatggcacgggctcaaataaaaaaaaacaagtttgtaTTTAGAATCAGATATCTGTGTTACATGGtgtagctctatgaatccatgaacctacagtggcacttctttgcaatatcacaaagcaaaggggcTGTGGAAGGAATGTCGCGATCAATAAATTACAGTATGTCatcatagtattttggtcagccataatcacgatttgaatgatgtatcttcatTTGTACACAAGCAGCACGGACAATGCAACAAACTTAGatacagccacatttgtcagcaagTAAGATCGTAAGATTTagaacatccaagatttgatgaaaggatgattatactcaggatgataTTTAAttcgaatgaaaaataatttcagaagCAATTTACAAACATTCCGATTGCCTTTCAACTCATACATAATCGATGATGAAAGATTGGtttccaggtactgctattaaattttaaaatactttttaatgtcatttttttaatcttaaaactgacattaatactactacatattctttatcataaaatacatttcatgatatgttcatcttggatttatacaggtctggtaCATTTGTTTTCTTCCCACAAAAAAAGAGATTTAGTCTTCTCAGTGTGCCGTAGTGGTACGATAAACATcgtattctatataaaaatatcatgtaggttatagctattaaattaatgatacctgccaataatatctacatatttttcttaaaactgttagtaaaggtactttgctgttagataattacattcattattcatatttctttcattttgaaactaAGAAGTGCCAATGAAGTTCACTTcgtaagggtgtcatgtccgttacgctagtgTATATTATCAGATAGTAagccatgaataaaaaataatctttactatcaactttttctcttttaataagGTGTAGAGGATGGtagtaactggaaaatactcTCTATCTGTTGTTAACTaggtaaaataaatttttctaaatatttctttgttttataaatattgtatgaAAAGCCCCCCTcttaaattgcaaaataatgggagatattacagattaccagttatgatgtgtgtctctaacctctagccttaacatgtaaacaattagacttgtaccatatcttgtaataaaatgattatattcgcttacaaaaagtggacgaaactgtcatgtccgttacgcttcgtgtgtcatgtccgttacgctacattttgagctatgaatacagaatgcactgcaaaactgttgttaaacaccattttatggatagagcatgatcttaaggttaaattaacaccaatgtCAGGTGCATGtaatctaagaattcacaggaattttgataagcaattggaggtaaaaatgcttcgtccatttcgtgtcatgtccgttacgctcacaa
This region of Lytechinus variegatus isolate NC3 chromosome 18, Lvar_3.0, whole genome shotgun sequence genomic DNA includes:
- the LOC121431868 gene encoding uncharacterized protein LOC121431868 → MSDSKPFRVIMWCVPRSISTAIAKCFSFIDNTEVYFEPYCLAFFQDFTLKMMGMPLPKSSSDFQPEAALARIGAMVKGTPMEAMFMPEKINMSLFIRDGVRQKLDDQPADKPTFIKDMAYGITGYLDLLPKKEAGYKHTFLIRDPERMFPSWRTLLMAQVAQMPQPGQKPIDPATFDMTTDVPFMMPGYTYKCQYDLWKHVKENFDPNPVVIDVDELLANPAEMLPKYFEACGMPWDAKYLQWDASPEIVKSWQCLFPMTGTRADDIVGVTHVKALQSSEFRASKPKIPRSEMTPDTIKAIDATADYYKEMAEARIKL